The following proteins are encoded in a genomic region of Opitutus sp.:
- a CDS encoding cyclic peptide export ABC transporter — MKLIRFLFRYSPRTMLLAALTALVAGGCNAGLIALVNAVLSGTVAPTTALITGFALLGVVRLLAHFLAQVTLTRFAQMSTANLRHDLVEKILGVPLRQLEEIGPARLMVALTEDVMAITEAMRIIPTFVVNFAVLLGGAVYLGWLSLQMLLIVSVLIVFGALGYRVLVHSGFSMLRSAREAEDRLFGHFRALTEGIKELKLHRHRRHEFLHSGVKVATEAYRQHNVAAETRFALAQNWSQFLFFALIGVILFLMPRLEGVSTHAMTGYVVVTLYLMGPLSAIMFVFPVFGRAQIALQKIEKVGLTLTERSSDLSMSVPHSSPPILNCLELIGISHAYRRENEDSTFTLGPVNLAFSPGEIVFLVGGNGSGKSTLAKIITGLYPPAHGEIRFNGKLIDEHNRDHYRQLFSAVFADFYLFDSFLGLEKFRLEERASAYLSELHLDHKVKIVNGALSTTELSQGQRKRLALLTAYLEDRPFYLFDEWASDQDPIFKSVFYNRLLPDLRARQKAVLVISHDDRYFHLADRLVKLDCGQLITGAEVPASVISPRSFTVAEPTDLFAPTANAS; from the coding sequence ATGAAACTTATCCGTTTTTTATTCCGTTACTCGCCGCGAACCATGCTATTGGCCGCGTTAACCGCTCTGGTTGCAGGTGGCTGCAACGCCGGTTTGATCGCCCTCGTCAATGCCGTGCTCTCGGGCACCGTGGCACCGACCACGGCGCTCATCACGGGCTTTGCGCTGCTAGGTGTGGTTAGGTTATTGGCGCACTTTCTTGCCCAGGTCACCCTCACGCGTTTCGCGCAAATGAGCACCGCCAATCTGCGCCACGACCTGGTCGAGAAAATCCTCGGGGTGCCACTGCGCCAATTGGAGGAAATCGGGCCTGCACGCCTCATGGTGGCGCTCACCGAGGACGTGATGGCCATCACCGAGGCGATGCGAATCATCCCCACCTTTGTGGTTAATTTTGCCGTGCTCCTCGGCGGGGCCGTGTACCTCGGCTGGCTGTCGCTTCAGATGCTACTGATCGTATCGGTACTGATCGTTTTCGGTGCGTTGGGTTACCGCGTCTTGGTGCACAGTGGCTTTTCGATGTTGCGCTCGGCGCGTGAGGCCGAGGATCGACTTTTTGGCCACTTCCGCGCCCTCACCGAGGGGATCAAGGAGCTCAAGTTACACCGGCATCGGCGCCATGAGTTTCTCCATAGCGGGGTGAAAGTGGCCACCGAAGCATATCGTCAGCATAATGTTGCGGCCGAAACCCGTTTTGCTTTGGCGCAAAATTGGAGTCAGTTTCTGTTCTTTGCGCTGATCGGGGTGATCCTTTTTCTCATGCCCCGGTTGGAGGGCGTGAGTACGCATGCGATGACCGGTTATGTGGTGGTCACCCTTTATCTCATGGGGCCGTTGTCGGCGATTATGTTTGTTTTTCCGGTATTTGGCCGCGCCCAAATCGCCTTACAGAAAATAGAAAAAGTCGGTCTTACTCTGACGGAGCGCTCCAGCGACTTGAGTATGTCGGTGCCCCATTCTTCTCCGCCCATTTTGAACTGTCTGGAGCTGATCGGTATCAGTCATGCCTATCGCCGCGAAAACGAGGATAGTACCTTTACTTTGGGCCCGGTGAATCTCGCCTTTTCCCCTGGAGAAATCGTTTTTCTAGTGGGTGGAAACGGCAGCGGTAAGTCCACCTTGGCGAAGATCATCACGGGGCTTTATCCTCCGGCCCACGGCGAGATTCGCTTTAACGGCAAACTCATTGATGAGCACAACCGTGACCATTACCGACAGTTGTTCTCGGCGGTGTTCGCCGATTTCTACCTCTTTGATTCTTTTCTCGGGCTGGAAAAATTCCGACTGGAGGAACGGGCAAGCGCCTACCTCAGCGAGTTGCACCTCGACCATAAGGTGAAGATCGTGAATGGGGCCCTTTCGACCACCGAGCTTTCGCAGGGGCAGCGCAAGCGACTCGCCCTGTTGACCGCTTACTTGGAGGACCGCCCCTTTTACCTCTTCGATGAGTGGGCCTCCGATCAGGATCCGATCTTTAAGTCGGTTTTCTATAATCGGTTACTGCCAGACCTACGGGCGCGGCAGAAAGCGGTCCTCGTGATCTCGCATGACGACCGCTACTTCCACCTGGCGGATCGTCTGGTTAAGTTGGACTGCGGGCAGTTGATCACGGGTGCTGAGGTGCCGGCCTCGGTGATCAGCCCTCGTAGTTTCACTGTGGCGGAGCCTACCGATTTGTTCGCGCCTACTGCCAATGCATCATGA
- a CDS encoding ParB N-terminal domain-containing protein, translated as MQTQTLSLDLIDVYGGTQARVKTNDDAIESYAEEMANGAVFPPISVYFDGATYWLADGFHRYLAAKRTQLPSILAEVQPGGRSDALKHALGANATNGVYRNNADKRNAVEIALEEWTDRANTVIADICKVSPELVRTRRSELTKSGKIVRTEKVTGRDGKEYPSQMEQEPRGKEEARSSDGAEGGGGGGGGRPQSKSDGPGAPGGSNMELEIEARQMIRRGEINPFELKTIMSANAHDYAATVINLLITMKPADPQRRDGLLRIKRWVEKALAGEVDVNASADSAALK; from the coding sequence ATGCAGACACAAACCCTCTCACTTGATTTGATTGATGTTTACGGTGGTACCCAGGCACGGGTGAAAACAAACGATGATGCCATCGAAAGCTATGCCGAGGAGATGGCTAATGGAGCAGTTTTCCCGCCCATTTCGGTCTACTTTGATGGCGCGACGTACTGGTTGGCTGACGGTTTCCATCGCTACCTGGCGGCTAAACGCACGCAGTTGCCTTCGATCCTCGCGGAGGTCCAGCCCGGCGGTCGTAGCGACGCGCTCAAGCACGCGCTGGGTGCGAATGCGACCAACGGGGTTTATCGCAACAATGCGGACAAACGAAATGCAGTGGAAATCGCGCTCGAAGAGTGGACCGATCGCGCCAACACGGTGATCGCGGATATTTGCAAGGTCTCGCCTGAACTGGTCCGCACTCGCCGCTCGGAACTCACCAAGTCGGGGAAAATTGTTCGCACCGAAAAGGTCACGGGCCGCGATGGTAAGGAGTACCCGTCGCAGATGGAACAGGAACCACGTGGCAAGGAAGAGGCGCGCTCAAGCGATGGAGCCGAGGGCGGCGGCGGTGGCGGCGGAGGTCGCCCGCAAAGCAAGAGCGATGGGCCCGGGGCTCCCGGAGGCAGTAACATGGAACTGGAAATCGAGGCACGGCAGATGATTCGCCGCGGTGAGATCAATCCCTTCGAGTTGAAGACGATCATGTCGGCCAATGCGCACGATTACGCGGCGACCGTGATCAACCTGCTCATTACGATGAAGCCTGCCGATCCGCAGCGCCGCGATGGACTCCTGCGAATCAAGCGTTGGGTGGAAAAAGCTTTGGCCGGAGAAGTGGATGTGAACGCGAGCGCCGATAGTGCTGCGCTCAAGTGA
- a CDS encoding alpha/beta fold hydrolase: MVTLFHRDLGGAGKPPMVVLHGLLGSSRNWLTTGGDLAARHHVLALDLRNHGKSPHGAPMDYATLMADVLAWLDAQGLAKVTLMGHSMGGKVAMLLACRHPTRVERLVVVDIAPRDYLSHAHRAEFAAMNELRLDTVQSRGEAELRFEARVSDWAMRKFLTTNLERTAEGNWRWVINLPVITAALPAIEGTPLLDTDQFTGPVLFVTGKKSRYVGEADRAIIMRHFPAARMTVIADSGHNPHMEARVDFVAAILAE; the protein is encoded by the coding sequence GTGGTTACACTTTTTCATCGGGATCTGGGCGGGGCGGGAAAACCGCCCATGGTGGTGCTTCACGGGCTGCTCGGCTCGTCACGCAATTGGCTGACGACTGGCGGCGACCTGGCGGCGCGCCATCACGTGCTCGCCCTTGATCTGCGCAACCACGGTAAATCGCCCCATGGCGCGCCCATGGATTACGCCACCCTAATGGCCGACGTGCTCGCATGGCTCGACGCCCAAGGTTTAGCCAAGGTCACCCTCATGGGGCACAGTATGGGCGGTAAAGTCGCGATGCTCCTCGCCTGCCGCCATCCGACACGGGTCGAGCGCCTGGTGGTCGTGGACATCGCGCCCAGAGATTACCTTTCGCACGCTCACCGTGCGGAGTTCGCCGCGATGAACGAACTGAGACTCGACACCGTCCAATCGCGCGGCGAGGCGGAGTTACGCTTCGAGGCACGGGTGAGCGACTGGGCGATGCGGAAGTTTCTCACCACCAACCTGGAGCGGACAGCAGAGGGGAATTGGCGTTGGGTGATCAACTTGCCGGTCATCACCGCGGCGCTGCCGGCCATCGAGGGTACGCCACTTCTGGATACGGATCAATTCACTGGCCCGGTGTTGTTCGTCACCGGGAAGAAGTCCCGCTATGTGGGTGAGGCCGACCGGGCTATTATCATGCGGCATTTCCCTGCGGCACGGATGACGGTCATTGCCGATTCGGGACATAATCCGCACATGGAGGCGCGCGTTGATTTCGTTGCGGCCATACTTGCGGAGTAA
- a CDS encoding tyrosine-type recombinase/integrase, translating into MKAIGLPALLQELRPEKRPERSATVGEVIAAAKLATKARASSFNQYEVSMRRLVAGVLGMVPTKAVFAHGSDAALEWRAKIEKTSLDVLTDARVEQWRKNYLAAAPDEVARLRSKNTAAAIIRNARALLAPDMVKAFGGSLRIPTPAPLSGLSIGGSTRRFKSTTDPRQLYADALVELSGDTLAAFLLCLTAGLRRGEVDSLPWAHLDLDAGVVHVQATKWFLPKTEESQRSTPIQSVVVKLLRAHRAANPDADMVLAGLDASKARSVRQTRCKCWVALRVWLRKKGFTTPNPVHELRKLSGSMVNASAGIEAARRHLGHRNTSTTSASYIVGAAAMVDLTSKPSAK; encoded by the coding sequence ATGAAGGCAATCGGCCTGCCTGCTCTGCTTCAGGAGCTGCGCCCCGAGAAACGCCCCGAACGCTCCGCCACCGTTGGCGAAGTCATCGCCGCCGCCAAGCTGGCCACCAAGGCCCGCGCATCGTCCTTTAATCAATACGAGGTTTCTATGCGCCGACTTGTCGCGGGGGTTCTCGGCATGGTGCCCACCAAGGCCGTTTTCGCCCACGGTTCCGACGCCGCGCTGGAATGGCGCGCCAAAATCGAAAAGACCTCTCTCGACGTGCTCACCGACGCCCGCGTTGAGCAGTGGCGCAAGAACTACCTCGCCGCCGCCCCCGACGAGGTTGCCCGCCTGCGCTCCAAGAACACCGCCGCCGCCATCATTCGCAACGCCCGCGCCCTGTTGGCCCCCGACATGGTAAAAGCGTTCGGGGGCTCCCTGCGCATCCCGACGCCCGCCCCGCTCTCCGGTCTATCAATCGGCGGTTCAACGCGGCGATTCAAGAGCACCACCGACCCGCGCCAGCTCTACGCCGACGCCCTCGTTGAGCTTTCCGGCGACACCCTCGCCGCGTTCCTGCTCTGCCTCACCGCTGGCCTACGCCGTGGCGAAGTGGATTCGCTGCCCTGGGCCCACCTCGACCTCGACGCCGGCGTCGTGCACGTCCAGGCGACCAAGTGGTTTTTGCCCAAGACTGAGGAGTCACAACGCTCAACCCCGATCCAGTCCGTAGTAGTTAAGCTCCTGCGTGCTCACCGTGCCGCCAATCCTGACGCCGACATGGTGCTGGCCGGTCTCGATGCATCCAAGGCCCGCAGCGTGCGCCAGACGCGCTGCAAATGCTGGGTGGCGCTGCGCGTTTGGCTGAGGAAAAAGGGTTTTACCACGCCCAACCCCGTGCACGAACTGCGCAAGCTCTCCGGCTCTATGGTGAACGCGTCCGCAGGCATCGAAGCTGCCCGCCGCCACCTTGGCCACCGTAACACGAGCACCACCTCGGCAAGTTACATCGTCGGAGCCGCCGCCATGGTGGATTTGACCTCTAAGCCCTCCGCAAAATGA
- a CDS encoding AMP nucleosidase — MKTRRDIVENWLPRYTGVPLEEFGDYILLTNFQQYVKLFAQLHRVKVCGRDKPMSSATAGRITIINFGMGSATAATVMDLLSAIKPKAVLFLGKCGGIKHRAEVGDLILPIAAIRGEGTSNDYFPPEVPALPSFALQKAISTTIRDYARDYWTGTVYTTNRRVWEHDANFRKYLKKIHAMAIDMETATIFMTGFFNQTPTGALLLVSDQPMLPEGIKTAESDATVNQVYVADHLKIGIDSLKQLINQGLTVKHLRF, encoded by the coding sequence ATGAAAACCAGGCGCGACATCGTCGAAAACTGGCTGCCCCGTTACACCGGTGTGCCGCTTGAGGAATTCGGAGACTACATTTTGCTGACCAACTTTCAGCAGTACGTGAAACTCTTCGCCCAGTTGCACCGCGTAAAAGTCTGCGGTCGCGACAAACCCATGAGCAGCGCCACCGCTGGACGGATTACCATTATCAACTTCGGCATGGGTAGCGCCACCGCCGCAACCGTGATGGATCTTCTCAGCGCCATCAAACCCAAGGCGGTGCTGTTTTTGGGCAAATGCGGCGGCATCAAGCATCGCGCCGAGGTCGGCGACCTGATCCTGCCCATCGCGGCGATCCGCGGCGAAGGCACCAGCAACGACTATTTCCCCCCCGAGGTGCCCGCCCTGCCCTCTTTCGCACTGCAAAAGGCCATTTCCACAACCATCCGCGACTATGCCCGCGATTACTGGACCGGCACCGTTTACACCACCAACCGCCGCGTCTGGGAACATGACGCCAACTTCCGCAAATACCTCAAAAAAATCCATGCCATGGCCATCGACATGGAAACAGCGACTATCTTCATGACCGGCTTTTTTAACCAGACCCCCACCGGCGCGCTCTTGCTCGTGAGCGACCAGCCGATGCTACCTGAGGGCATCAAAACCGCCGAGAGCGACGCTACCGTGAACCAAGTTTACGTGGCCGATCACCTGAAAATCGGCATCGATTCGCTTAAACAACTCATTAACCAGGGCCTCACGGTTAAACACCTGCGGTTTTGA
- a CDS encoding WecB/TagA/CpsF family glycosyltransferase translates to MRFAPASAAAASPFSPVPTQSQRWPVGLLGVPFENITQAEAVARVDAMIASRRPHYVVTANVDFLVQARHDVELRRILLAADLVLCDGAPLVWASRWLGNPLPERVAGADVTPLLIEAAARNGHRLFLLGARDGVAAEAAARLRQQHPQLVITGHYSPPFGSLLTMDFAEISRRVRAATPDLVLVSFGCPKQEKWIAKHYQQLGIPVMIGVGATLDFIAGRIKRAPAVMQRTGTECFYRLAQEPRRLFGRYAGDFIHFVPAITRQCLSLHSRRGPATPPDLINASPSPSRRELQITGDLNASGLNQQSAIFAEAMAATSDCHLDLSQVRFLDSTGAAMLVQWHRRLHEQGKKLVILNPSAEVQSTLQLLQLTGYLNLPDQAPQGARYLAAESGTETVVPAYPGGHTLAWQGEITAANAEAVWAQTRELLSAVSPPPRNTHLINIARLQFIDTSGAELMARLRLWARSQSQELRFLGARPDVRNVLEMSGLSKVVEGARR, encoded by the coding sequence ATGAGATTCGCCCCTGCCAGCGCCGCGGCCGCCTCCCCGTTTTCGCCGGTACCCACTCAGAGCCAGCGCTGGCCGGTCGGGTTGCTCGGAGTGCCCTTTGAAAACATCACCCAGGCCGAGGCGGTGGCACGAGTGGATGCGATGATTGCCAGTCGTCGCCCCCATTATGTGGTGACCGCCAACGTGGATTTCCTCGTGCAGGCGCGACACGATGTGGAGCTGCGCCGCATCCTGCTGGCGGCGGATCTGGTCCTGTGCGACGGCGCGCCCTTGGTCTGGGCCTCACGCTGGCTGGGAAACCCGCTGCCGGAGCGGGTGGCCGGCGCGGATGTGACCCCGTTGCTCATCGAGGCAGCCGCGCGCAACGGGCACCGCCTGTTCCTTTTGGGCGCCCGGGACGGGGTCGCCGCGGAGGCTGCCGCGCGCCTTCGCCAACAACACCCGCAACTGGTGATCACCGGCCACTACTCGCCACCTTTCGGCTCCCTCTTGACGATGGATTTCGCCGAAATTTCCCGACGGGTGCGGGCGGCCACCCCCGATCTCGTGCTCGTTTCCTTCGGCTGCCCCAAGCAGGAAAAATGGATCGCAAAACATTACCAGCAGCTGGGCATTCCCGTCATGATCGGGGTCGGCGCCACGCTTGATTTTATCGCTGGTCGGATCAAACGCGCACCGGCCGTGATGCAGCGCACCGGCACCGAATGCTTTTATCGGCTGGCCCAAGAACCGCGTCGCCTGTTCGGTCGCTACGCAGGTGACTTCATTCATTTTGTCCCCGCTATCACCCGCCAATGCCTTAGCCTGCACAGCCGACGGGGCCCCGCGACCCCGCCCGATCTGATCAACGCAAGCCCGTCTCCATCCAGGCGAGAGTTGCAAATAACAGGGGATTTAAACGCCAGCGGCTTGAACCAGCAGTCGGCGATTTTTGCGGAAGCTATGGCTGCGACCAGCGATTGCCATCTCGACCTCTCACAGGTGCGTTTTCTCGACAGCACGGGCGCGGCCATGCTCGTGCAGTGGCACCGCCGGTTGCACGAACAGGGCAAAAAACTCGTTATCCTTAATCCCAGCGCCGAGGTGCAAAGCACCCTCCAATTGCTGCAGTTAACCGGGTACCTCAACCTGCCCGACCAGGCACCCCAAGGTGCGCGCTACCTCGCAGCCGAAAGTGGCACCGAGACAGTCGTCCCCGCCTATCCCGGCGGCCACACCCTCGCCTGGCAGGGCGAAATCACCGCCGCCAACGCCGAAGCCGTTTGGGCGCAAACCCGTGAGCTTCTGAGCGCGGTCAGCCCCCCGCCGCGCAACACCCATCTGATCAATATCGCACGGCTCCAGTTCATCGACACTTCCGGTGCCGAGCTCATGGCGCGCCTGCGCCTGTGGGCCCGCAGCCAGAGCCAGGAACTGCGTTTCCTCGGCGCGCGTCCCGACGTCCGCAACGTCTTGGAGATGTCGGGCCTGAGCAAAGTAGTGGAGGGCGCCCGGCGCTGA
- a CDS encoding amino acid adenylation domain-containing protein: protein MSGKLVAPNGLGGGEATGGAETRRPECLHQWFEAQVELKPKEVAVVFDKERITYQELNRRANHVAQRLIAAGVGHETLVGVFMDRSVHMIVAMLGVLKAGGAYVPLDPVYPPERLAFMLADTQAGVILAQTSLLDRLESIRAGAKLAPQVYCVDSTDAAGAVDDLNPDPGVGAANLAYVIYTSGSTGKPKGVAVEHRNSVALVAWASQVYSAQELDGVLAGISISFDPSILDIFMPLCLGGKVILAANTLALPQLDAAEEVRLLFSVPSVVRELLRMGGIPSSVETINMGGEHLSAALVQDLYALPHLKRVYDLYGPTETTTCATYALRTPEAPATIGRPINGTQVYVLDSQLRPVPAGETGELFIGGHGVVRGYLNNPDINEQRFIPSPFSGDRSSRLYRTGDRGRFRPDGNLEFIGRDDRQVKIRGFRVELGEVETALRTHNEISEALVVTHDDKTGKRGLVAYVVPHAKAGQSRRESQVATRPQLGSRLRAHLKERLPDHMVPGAFMVMDRFALTPAGKIDHAALPPPEHLRPGVGEVVGPRDATEALLCQIWGELLKLKSIGVHEDFFQIGGDSLMGAVMFTEVEKRTGVRLPIEAILRNATVERMAVYIEAARQLRQQRTGSPWVEIQPLGERRRLFLVHGVGGGMMWGYANLARHLGPNQPIYAFRASPVSPLTINEMAAQYVRDLRAFQPEGPYLLGGYCFGGNIAYEMSRMLMDQGQRVDLLVLFNTSPPNCSYDCTTITPLFVCRFFLNLTHWFIGFVKWGHVKQLRFLRWKFQMMRRRVGKLFGHGPSATGFDVETQVDLSTVPIEDHSLWTAHVRANGLHQASVYQGKVTLLRTLGHPFDCNYDPLCGWADYAKGGITVKVLPGLHESLLEEPQVRLAAKELKTLLDQINAEANPLS, encoded by the coding sequence ATGTCCGGTAAACTCGTTGCGCCGAACGGGCTGGGTGGAGGCGAAGCGACGGGCGGAGCTGAGACACGGCGACCGGAGTGCCTGCACCAGTGGTTCGAGGCCCAGGTCGAGTTGAAGCCCAAGGAGGTGGCCGTGGTGTTTGATAAGGAGCGTATCACCTATCAGGAGCTCAACCGCAGGGCCAACCACGTGGCACAGCGTTTAATCGCGGCCGGCGTGGGCCATGAAACCCTCGTGGGGGTTTTTATGGACCGGTCCGTGCACATGATCGTGGCGATGCTCGGTGTGCTCAAAGCCGGCGGCGCTTATGTGCCCCTCGATCCGGTGTACCCTCCCGAACGGCTAGCTTTTATGCTGGCCGACACCCAGGCCGGCGTGATTTTGGCGCAAACCTCGTTGCTGGATCGGTTGGAGTCGATCCGGGCAGGTGCCAAGCTTGCGCCGCAGGTTTACTGCGTTGATTCGACCGATGCTGCTGGGGCGGTCGATGATTTAAATCCCGATCCTGGGGTGGGGGCGGCCAATTTGGCCTACGTTATCTATACGTCGGGCTCGACCGGGAAACCCAAGGGCGTGGCGGTGGAGCATCGCAACTCGGTCGCGCTGGTGGCGTGGGCCAGCCAAGTTTACAGCGCGCAGGAACTCGACGGGGTTCTGGCGGGAATCTCGATCTCCTTTGACCCCTCGATCTTGGATATTTTTATGCCGCTATGCTTGGGCGGAAAAGTGATTCTCGCCGCTAACACTCTTGCGCTACCTCAGTTGGACGCGGCCGAGGAGGTGCGCTTGTTGTTCTCGGTGCCCTCGGTGGTGCGTGAGCTGTTGCGCATGGGCGGGATTCCTTCCTCGGTGGAGACCATCAACATGGGCGGCGAACACCTGTCCGCCGCATTGGTGCAGGACCTCTATGCGCTGCCCCACCTGAAGCGCGTGTATGATTTATACGGGCCGACCGAGACCACGACGTGCGCGACCTACGCGCTGCGCACGCCGGAGGCCCCCGCGACCATCGGGCGCCCGATTAACGGCACGCAAGTCTATGTCCTGGATTCACAGCTGCGCCCCGTTCCGGCCGGGGAGACCGGCGAGTTGTTCATCGGCGGACACGGTGTGGTGCGCGGTTATCTCAACAACCCTGACATCAATGAGCAGCGGTTCATTCCTTCGCCTTTTTCGGGCGACCGGTCGTCGCGGCTCTATCGCACGGGTGACCGCGGCCGCTTCCGTCCCGACGGCAATCTGGAGTTTATCGGGCGCGATGACCGACAGGTGAAGATTCGCGGGTTTCGGGTGGAGTTGGGCGAGGTCGAGACGGCCCTGCGCACGCACAACGAAATCAGCGAAGCCCTGGTCGTCACCCATGATGATAAAACGGGGAAACGCGGACTGGTCGCGTATGTGGTCCCACACGCCAAAGCGGGGCAGTCGCGGCGCGAATCCCAGGTTGCGACACGCCCACAGCTCGGTTCACGGTTGCGGGCGCACCTAAAGGAACGCCTGCCCGACCACATGGTTCCGGGGGCTTTTATGGTGATGGACCGTTTTGCGCTGACTCCGGCCGGCAAGATCGATCACGCCGCTCTGCCGCCCCCCGAACACCTGAGGCCCGGCGTGGGTGAAGTGGTGGGCCCGCGCGACGCGACCGAGGCGTTGCTCTGCCAGATTTGGGGCGAACTGCTCAAACTGAAGTCAATCGGGGTGCACGAGGATTTTTTCCAGATCGGGGGCGACTCCTTGATGGGCGCGGTGATGTTCACCGAGGTTGAAAAACGCACCGGGGTGCGGCTGCCGATTGAGGCTATCCTGCGCAACGCCACGGTGGAGCGTATGGCTGTGTACATTGAGGCCGCCCGCCAACTGCGTCAGCAGAGGACGGGGTCGCCGTGGGTGGAAATTCAGCCGCTAGGAGAACGGCGCCGGCTATTTCTCGTCCACGGGGTGGGCGGGGGTATGATGTGGGGCTACGCCAATTTAGCCCGGCATCTGGGGCCCAACCAGCCGATCTACGCGTTCCGGGCCAGCCCGGTCTCTCCCCTGACCATCAATGAAATGGCCGCGCAGTACGTGCGCGACCTGCGCGCCTTCCAGCCGGAGGGGCCGTACTTGCTGGGGGGCTACTGTTTCGGCGGTAATATCGCCTACGAAATGTCGCGGATGTTGATGGATCAGGGCCAGCGCGTGGACCTGTTGGTTCTTTTCAACACTTCGCCGCCTAACTGCAGCTACGATTGCACGACCATCACGCCCCTGTTCGTGTGCCGCTTCTTCCTCAATCTCACGCACTGGTTTATCGGCTTTGTGAAGTGGGGGCACGTTAAGCAACTGCGGTTCTTGCGGTGGAAGTTCCAGATGATGCGCCGTCGCGTGGGTAAATTATTCGGCCATGGCCCCTCGGCCACCGGATTTGACGTGGAGACCCAGGTCGATTTGTCCACGGTGCCGATCGAGGATCACAGCCTGTGGACCGCCCATGTGCGGGCGAATGGGCTGCACCAAGCGAGTGTTTACCAAGGCAAGGTCACGCTGCTGCGGACCCTGGGCCATCCCTTTGACTGCAACTACGACCCGCTCTGCGGTTGGGCTGATTATGCCAAGGGCGGCATCACGGTTAAAGTGCTGCCCGGTCTGCACGAGAGTTTACTCGAGGAGCCTCAGGTGCGGTTGGCTGCCAAGGAGCTTAAAACGCTCCTCGATCAAATCAACGCCGAGGCCAATCCCTTATCATGA
- a CDS encoding GNAT family N-acetyltransferase, with amino-acid sequence MNLRPLIRDDLPAIAAVHQAAFPRTVASRLGTEASRRQYETLMTGPYNSAGLGAFEQDRLAGFCFVGIRHASEYVFVRKHAWFFVWRLCSRPWLLVDAVISRRLGLALKLFVARLPWPRTKQTAGAGVSEPATHSYGIQYLAVAPLYRGRGVGQKLVAAGEGFALQQGFSEIQLSVATDNAPAIALYLRMGWQKSSSSGEWLGLMSKRLVA; translated from the coding sequence ATGAACCTGCGCCCGCTCATCCGTGACGATTTACCCGCGATCGCCGCCGTGCATCAGGCGGCCTTCCCGCGTACTGTCGCCAGCCGGTTGGGGACTGAGGCTTCGCGTCGCCAGTACGAGACGTTGATGACGGGACCTTATAATTCGGCGGGTTTGGGGGCGTTTGAACAAGATCGCTTGGCTGGCTTTTGTTTTGTTGGGATTAGGCACGCTTCGGAATACGTATTTGTGCGCAAGCATGCCTGGTTTTTCGTTTGGCGGTTGTGCTCTCGTCCTTGGCTGCTGGTAGACGCGGTGATTAGTCGACGTCTGGGGTTAGCCTTAAAACTATTCGTGGCGCGACTACCCTGGCCCCGTACGAAGCAGACTGCGGGAGCAGGTGTATCCGAACCGGCCACCCATTCATATGGTATCCAGTACTTGGCGGTTGCCCCCCTGTACCGGGGTCGTGGAGTGGGGCAGAAGCTGGTTGCGGCGGGTGAGGGGTTCGCCCTTCAGCAGGGGTTTTCGGAGATTCAGCTCAGCGTCGCTACCGATAACGCACCGGCTATAGCCCTTTATCTGCGAATGGGCTGGCAGAAATCATCGTCCAGTGGCGAATGGCTTGGGCTGATGTCCAAGCGGCTCGTGGCGTAA